From Actinopolyspora lacussalsi, a single genomic window includes:
- a CDS encoding hypothetical protein (product_source=Hypo-rule applied; superfamily=54427; transmembrane_helix_parts=Inside_1_105,TMhelix_106_128,Outside_129_228) — MTQPPRRSGPGGEARRPENGTGHHRTDPRDDPSASWQHSDPGEPPVGQPLPPGRRGPPPSERHVPGTPPPPPDWGDPAFNRGLPRSESRESFEAAPPTEHRSRRRWVLPALLGALLAGAATGGYFLFFTGPDDPRPAATNLLDRINDGRFESLEPELCSANRAKLLRQLEQLSAGEFDLNLGEISARGESATVRVTGTYSAGSASYRVDQPLGLRWEDSRWRLCDLAR; from the coding sequence ATGACCCAGCCGCCACGAAGATCCGGCCCCGGCGGAGAGGCCCGGCGACCGGAGAACGGAACCGGACATCACCGGACCGACCCCCGGGACGATCCGTCCGCCTCGTGGCAACACTCCGACCCGGGAGAACCACCCGTCGGGCAACCGTTGCCCCCGGGCCGTCGCGGCCCACCTCCCTCGGAACGACACGTTCCCGGCACTCCACCCCCACCGCCGGACTGGGGCGATCCCGCGTTCAACCGCGGGCTGCCCCGGAGCGAGTCCCGGGAATCGTTCGAGGCCGCTCCACCGACCGAACACCGCTCACGACGGCGGTGGGTGCTTCCGGCGCTGCTCGGCGCGCTGCTCGCCGGTGCCGCGACGGGCGGCTACTTCCTGTTCTTCACCGGTCCGGACGACCCCCGACCCGCCGCCACGAACCTGTTGGACAGAATCAACGACGGTCGATTCGAATCGCTCGAACCGGAACTGTGTTCGGCGAACCGCGCGAAACTGCTCCGGCAGCTCGAACAGCTCAGCGCGGGCGAGTTCGACCTGAACCTGGGGGAGATCAGTGCACGAGGCGAGAGCGCGACGGTCCGGGTCACCGGAACCTACTCGGCGGGCAGTGCGTCCTATCGGGTCGATCAACCGCTCGGCCTGCGATGGGAGGACAGCCGATGGCGACTCTGCGACCTGGCCCGTTGA
- a CDS encoding putative RecB family exonuclease (product_source=KO:K07465; cath_funfam=3.90.320.10; cog=COG2887; ko=KO:K07465; pfam=PF12705; superfamily=52980): MAESARNETGGELASSARGGSGGRRPALSPSRASDFKQCPLLYRFRAVDRLPETPTKAQARGTVVHSVLERMFQLPAARRDRATATELLTPVWRELRAEQPELAELFADEHELTEWLESTGELLESYFELEDPRRLDPEACELRVETELDSGVLLRGFIDRVDVAPTGEVRLVDYKTGAAPRQPGENKALFQMKFYALVLWRSRGELPRQLLLMYLKDRQSLTYKPDEAELRRFERTLEAIWQAILRAGRSGDFRPTPSRLCDFCDFKPLCPAHGGTAPPYPGWPEPEQRTAASAKHGA, encoded by the coding sequence ATGGCGGAATCTGCCCGGAACGAGACAGGCGGCGAGCTCGCGAGTTCCGCGCGTGGGGGATCCGGCGGGCGTCGTCCGGCGCTCTCACCGTCCCGCGCGAGCGACTTCAAACAGTGCCCGCTGCTGTATCGGTTCCGCGCGGTGGACCGGCTTCCGGAAACCCCCACGAAGGCGCAGGCACGCGGCACCGTGGTGCACTCGGTGCTGGAACGGATGTTCCAATTGCCCGCCGCGCGGCGGGACCGTGCCACGGCAACCGAACTCCTCACGCCCGTCTGGCGGGAACTGCGCGCCGAACAGCCCGAACTGGCCGAGCTGTTCGCCGACGAGCACGAGCTGACCGAGTGGCTGGAGTCGACCGGCGAGCTACTCGAATCGTACTTCGAGCTGGAGGACCCGCGGCGACTCGACCCCGAGGCGTGCGAGCTGCGGGTGGAGACCGAACTGGACAGCGGTGTACTGCTGCGGGGGTTCATCGACCGGGTCGATGTCGCCCCCACCGGGGAGGTGCGGCTGGTCGATTACAAGACCGGTGCCGCGCCCCGGCAACCAGGCGAGAACAAGGCGCTGTTCCAGATGAAGTTCTACGCCCTGGTGCTGTGGCGAAGCCGGGGAGAGCTTCCCCGGCAGCTGCTGCTGATGTATCTGAAGGACCGACAGTCGCTGACCTACAAGCCCGACGAGGCGGAGCTGCGTCGGTTCGAGCGGACGCTGGAGGCCATCTGGCAGGCCATCCTGCGCGCGGGACGCAGCGGCGACTTCCGCCCCACGCCGTCCCGGTTGTGCGACTTCTGCGACTTCAAACCGCTGTGCCCCGCACACGGCGGGACGGCTCCGCCCTACCCCGGTTGGCCGGAACCGGAACAGCGAACCGCCGCCTCCGCCAAGCACGGCGCCTGA
- a CDS encoding Zn-dependent protease (product_source=COG1994; cog=COG1994; superfamily=54631,54826; transmembrane_helix_parts=Inside_1_20,TMhelix_21_43,Outside_44_52,TMhelix_53_75,Inside_76_117,TMhelix_118_140,Outside_141_149,TMhelix_150_172,Inside_173_191,TMhelix_192_214,Outside_215_223,TMhelix_224_241,Inside_242_379): MATTEERRAGSGGAGLRLCRVVGVPVLLSPSWWLGAVLIVLLYTPLVRGLLPHAGIWASAFVAAAFTVFLAGSVLLHELGHCLVALRLGLPVRRVRLFLLGGISEIARSPPTAFREGLIAAAGPVVSLVLAGFTGIGWFALQPHGAVWLLVAQTCVANLAVGVFNLLPGLPLDGGRMLRAVTWRLTADRHRGTVAGALGAVVVALGLLGWAVGGALGDAPGRWLRLAVCALMAWFVLAGAYSEYTAGRGERWPSGAVLADLLRPVLQLPAESPVGDALSAAAGRGVVLVRADGVAVGLLDQSRAAQLAATSPGEPAERASEEVLPETVLLRDESPEQVLHRLRTVSAEQLLVVDSEGRPCGVLRRTAVRDAARRYGPQS; encoded by the coding sequence ATGGCCACCACCGAGGAGAGGCGAGCGGGTTCCGGCGGTGCGGGGCTGCGGCTCTGCCGGGTCGTCGGGGTTCCGGTACTGCTGTCCCCGTCCTGGTGGTTGGGCGCCGTCCTCATCGTGCTGCTCTACACCCCGCTGGTGCGCGGCCTGCTGCCGCACGCGGGGATATGGGCGAGCGCGTTCGTCGCGGCCGCGTTCACCGTGTTCCTGGCCGGTTCGGTGCTGCTGCACGAGCTCGGGCACTGTCTCGTGGCGCTGCGCCTGGGCCTGCCGGTGCGGCGGGTACGGCTGTTCCTGCTCGGCGGGATATCCGAGATCGCCCGCAGCCCTCCCACCGCGTTCCGGGAGGGGCTGATCGCGGCGGCGGGCCCCGTGGTGTCGTTGGTGCTCGCCGGTTTCACCGGGATCGGCTGGTTCGCGCTGCAGCCGCACGGTGCGGTGTGGCTGCTGGTGGCGCAGACCTGCGTGGCCAACCTCGCGGTCGGGGTGTTCAACCTGCTCCCCGGGCTGCCGCTGGACGGCGGCAGGATGCTGCGTGCGGTCACCTGGCGGCTGACCGCCGACCGGCACCGCGGAACCGTCGCGGGGGCTCTGGGGGCGGTGGTCGTCGCGCTCGGACTGCTCGGGTGGGCGGTCGGTGGTGCGCTGGGCGACGCTCCCGGGCGGTGGTTGCGGCTGGCGGTGTGTGCGCTGATGGCCTGGTTCGTGCTCGCAGGGGCGTACTCGGAGTACACCGCCGGACGGGGAGAGCGCTGGCCCAGCGGGGCGGTGTTGGCGGACCTGTTGCGGCCCGTGCTGCAACTGCCCGCGGAGAGCCCGGTGGGCGACGCGCTGTCGGCCGCCGCGGGACGTGGCGTGGTGCTGGTGCGGGCCGACGGGGTCGCGGTGGGGCTGCTGGACCAGTCACGTGCCGCCCAGCTGGCCGCGACTTCTCCCGGAGAGCCCGCCGAACGGGCGTCCGAGGAGGTGCTGCCCGAGACCGTGCTGCTGCGCGACGAGTCCCCTGAACAGGTGTTGCACCGGCTGCGCACCGTATCGGCGGAGCAGCTCCTGGTGGTCGACTCCGAGGGCAGACCCTGCGGCGTGTTGCGCCGTACCGCCGTACGGGACGCGGCGCGGCGCTACGGGCCGCAGTCCTGA
- a CDS encoding tRNA (adenine57-N1/adenine58-N1)-methyltransferase (product_source=KO:K07442; cath_funfam=3.10.330.20,3.40.50.150; cog=COG2519; ko=KO:K07442; pfam=PF08704,PF14801; superfamily=53335) — translation MSSVSGPFEAGDRVQLTDPKGRRKTIVLQSGGEYHTQHGVLPHDEIIGRDEGSVVSSNGGTSYLAVRPLLSDYVLSMPRGAQVIYPKDAAQILMWGDIRPGARVLEAGAGSGALTCSLLRAVGDGGSVDSWEVRQDHADHAERNVERFFGERPDNWTLRVGDVTEYDGGEVDRVVLDMVSPWEALETVHRALVPGGVLVVYVATTTQLSTVTEALREQQGWTEPQSWETLLRPWHAVGMAVRPEHRMVAHTAFLLVTRRLADGVTPLRVHRRPSKG, via the coding sequence GTGAGCAGTGTCAGCGGTCCGTTCGAGGCGGGAGACCGCGTCCAACTGACCGACCCCAAGGGTCGGCGTAAGACGATCGTGTTGCAGTCCGGCGGCGAGTACCATACCCAGCACGGTGTGCTGCCGCACGACGAGATCATCGGACGCGACGAGGGCTCGGTCGTCAGCTCCAACGGCGGAACCTCCTATCTGGCGGTCCGCCCGTTGCTGTCCGACTACGTGCTGTCCATGCCGCGCGGGGCGCAGGTCATCTACCCCAAGGACGCCGCGCAGATCCTGATGTGGGGCGACATCCGGCCCGGAGCCAGGGTGCTGGAGGCCGGTGCCGGCTCGGGCGCGTTGACCTGTTCGCTGCTGCGCGCGGTGGGCGACGGTGGCTCCGTGGACTCCTGGGAGGTGCGCCAGGACCACGCCGACCACGCCGAGCGCAACGTCGAGCGGTTCTTCGGCGAGCGGCCGGACAACTGGACGTTGCGGGTCGGCGACGTCACCGAGTACGACGGAGGTGAGGTGGACCGGGTCGTGCTCGACATGGTCTCGCCGTGGGAGGCACTGGAGACGGTGCACCGCGCTCTCGTGCCCGGTGGTGTGCTCGTGGTCTACGTGGCCACCACCACCCAGCTGTCCACGGTCACCGAGGCGCTGCGCGAGCAGCAGGGCTGGACCGAGCCGCAGTCCTGGGAGACGCTGCTGCGGCCGTGGCACGCGGTGGGTATGGCGGTGCGCCCCGAGCACCGCATGGTCGCCCACACCGCGTTTCTGCTGGTTACGCGTAGACTGGCCGACGGGGTCACGCCGCTGCGGGTACACCGCAGACCGAGCAAGGGCTGA
- a CDS encoding HAD superfamily hydrolase (TIGR01509 family) (product_source=TIGR01509; cath_funfam=3.40.50.1000; cog=COG0637; pfam=PF13419; superfamily=56784; tigrfam=TIGR01509) → MTETDPRAAESQRPAVPEFPAAVLFDMDGTLVDSEKLWTVAMDDYAAANGAEISDAARARMVGSNMSRSMRLLLTDIGMSTGPADIEAAGQQVIERMAEMLANDLTWRPGAEQALRRVSTDGVPVALVTSTIRSLTDIALRTIGAEMFDATVCGDEVDGYNKPDPEPYLRACRELGVDPADCVAIEDSPTGVSSAVSAGCAVLGVSCEVPLEPELGCTIRESLEGLDTAELGTLLRRG, encoded by the coding sequence ATGACCGAAACCGATCCTCGCGCCGCTGAGTCCCAGCGGCCCGCTGTTCCGGAGTTCCCCGCCGCCGTGCTCTTCGACATGGACGGCACCCTGGTCGACTCCGAGAAGCTCTGGACGGTCGCCATGGACGACTACGCGGCGGCCAACGGCGCCGAGATCAGCGATGCCGCGCGTGCGCGCATGGTCGGCTCCAACATGTCCCGCAGCATGCGGTTGCTGCTCACCGACATCGGCATGTCCACCGGCCCGGCCGACATCGAGGCGGCGGGCCAGCAGGTGATCGAGCGGATGGCCGAGATGCTCGCCAACGATCTCACCTGGCGTCCCGGCGCCGAGCAGGCACTGCGTCGGGTCAGTACCGACGGTGTTCCGGTCGCGCTGGTGACCTCCACCATCCGGTCGCTGACCGACATCGCGCTGCGAACCATCGGTGCCGAGATGTTCGACGCCACCGTCTGCGGTGACGAGGTGGACGGCTACAACAAGCCCGATCCGGAGCCCTATCTGCGCGCGTGCCGCGAGCTGGGCGTCGACCCGGCGGACTGCGTCGCGATCGAGGATTCCCCCACCGGGGTGAGTTCTGCCGTGTCGGCGGGGTGCGCGGTGCTCGGAGTGAGCTGCGAGGTCCCGCTGGAGCCCGAACTCGGGTGCACCATCCGGGAGTCCCTGGAAGGGCTCGACACCGCTGAGCTCGGTACGTTGCTGCGTCGCGGCTGA
- a CDS encoding hypothetical protein (product_source=Hypo-rule applied; pfam=PF13622; superfamily=54637), which produces MAATEEVFYEQLDHGVFRATEHTVGPWSDKAQHLGPVAALLVRGIECCEPDERRSVRRVSVDVLGPVPVDEVTVRAEVARPGRSVELVTAEIAASGRIAATARAWRMLRSDTADVARDDARRLTDPAECPAMPLPAGWSGGYADALEWRTASTATPEPGHAEVWARQRMPLVAGEEPSPLQRLFAVADCASGVSSSLPFERWAFANTDLTVHLARQPHGEWVGLDARMTLGPDGAGLTRTTLHDAAGPVGQSAQALLPTRL; this is translated from the coding sequence TTGGCAGCGACGGAGGAAGTGTTCTACGAGCAGCTCGACCACGGTGTTTTCCGCGCCACGGAGCACACCGTCGGGCCGTGGTCGGACAAGGCCCAGCATCTGGGGCCGGTGGCGGCACTGCTGGTACGCGGCATCGAGTGCTGTGAACCCGACGAACGCCGCTCCGTCCGCAGGGTGAGTGTGGACGTGCTCGGGCCGGTGCCGGTGGACGAGGTGACGGTACGAGCGGAGGTCGCGCGTCCGGGACGCTCCGTGGAACTGGTCACCGCCGAGATAGCGGCCTCGGGACGGATCGCGGCCACGGCACGGGCCTGGCGGATGCTGCGCTCCGACACCGCCGACGTAGCCCGCGACGACGCGCGGCGGCTCACGGATCCGGCCGAGTGCCCCGCGATGCCGTTACCGGCCGGCTGGTCGGGCGGCTACGCCGACGCACTGGAGTGGCGTACGGCGAGCACCGCGACACCGGAACCGGGCCACGCGGAGGTGTGGGCGAGGCAGCGCATGCCGCTGGTGGCGGGCGAGGAGCCGAGCCCGTTGCAGCGACTGTTCGCCGTGGCCGACTGCGCCAGCGGCGTATCGAGCAGTCTGCCGTTCGAGCGGTGGGCGTTCGCCAACACCGATCTCACCGTGCACCTGGCCCGGCAACCACACGGCGAGTGGGTGGGTCTCGACGCGCGCATGACGCTCGGTCCGGACGGCGCGGGACTGACCCGGACCACGCTGCACGACGCCGCAGGCCCCGTCGGACAAAGTGCGCAGGCCCTGCTACCCACTCGACTCTGA
- a CDS encoding hypothetical protein (product_source=Hypo-rule applied; superfamily=54427; transmembrane_helix_parts=Inside_1_134,TMhelix_135_157,Outside_158_294) produces MTYPSQHPDPNDPWQQNQGQQGGYYPESGGQPAWGQQYGQDPYGQQPGGQYPQTGGQPVWGQQPDGQYPQTGGQYPQSGPQQAWGQQGWGPQQAWGQQAWGQPQQGFPGDPNAYPPYTQPGGPYPPQQKKSKLPWILGGAGAGVVVIGGIIALLFVVLGGPGDPKDVAQEYVNKIKEKDFPALASMTCENTLSDQDNPFNDVNREDLIDSFKNRGLSQEQATQVFNEMEFNVELEKVTRKSDTTAVASMTGNMVIKFEGPTGTRSNEENIGGEMDMVVEDGEWKMCDGAAQPTG; encoded by the coding sequence ATGACCTACCCTTCGCAGCATCCCGATCCGAACGACCCCTGGCAGCAGAACCAGGGACAGCAGGGCGGTTACTATCCCGAGTCCGGCGGGCAACCGGCCTGGGGACAGCAGTACGGCCAGGATCCCTACGGGCAGCAACCGGGCGGGCAGTATCCCCAGACGGGCGGGCAACCCGTGTGGGGACAGCAGCCCGATGGGCAGTACCCGCAAACCGGTGGGCAGTACCCGCAGAGCGGCCCGCAGCAGGCATGGGGCCAACAGGGGTGGGGACCACAGCAGGCGTGGGGACAGCAGGCGTGGGGACAGCCGCAGCAGGGCTTCCCGGGCGATCCCAACGCCTACCCGCCCTACACGCAGCCGGGCGGCCCCTATCCGCCGCAGCAGAAGAAATCCAAACTCCCCTGGATCCTCGGCGGCGCCGGGGCGGGCGTCGTCGTCATCGGCGGGATCATCGCCCTGCTGTTCGTGGTGCTCGGCGGCCCCGGCGACCCGAAGGACGTGGCGCAGGAGTACGTGAACAAGATCAAGGAGAAGGACTTCCCCGCACTGGCCTCGATGACCTGTGAAAATACACTAAGTGATCAGGACAACCCCTTCAACGACGTCAACAGGGAAGACCTGATCGATTCGTTCAAGAATCGGGGGCTCAGCCAGGAGCAAGCGACCCAGGTCTTTAACGAGATGGAGTTCAACGTCGAGCTCGAAAAGGTCACCAGAAAGTCCGACACCACGGCAGTGGCCAGCATGACCGGAAACATGGTGATCAAGTTCGAGGGGCCGACGGGAACGCGGTCGAACGAAGAGAACATCGGCGGTGAGATGGACATGGTGGTCGAGGACGGCGAGTGGAAGATGTGCGACGGCGCCGCCCAGCCCACCGGCTGA
- a CDS encoding hypothetical protein (product_source=Hypo-rule applied; cath_funfam=1.20.5.930; superfamily=54427; transmembrane_helix_parts=Inside_1_108,TMhelix_109_131,Outside_132_249), producing MTYPQPPGQGDPRGAQQPYGGQPGDQHPQSGGQPAWGQQYGQPHPYGQHPGGQHPQSAPQQAWGQQGWGPQQAWGQPQQGFPGDPNAYPPYAQPGGPYPPQQKKSKLPWILGGGIGGVLVLGGVVTLLLVTLLGGNGPEDVVARYEKAAQQQISNPLNQPPMSEYDELLCEEQRQAMKETLRNQTEQTSQLGEQELSKLRRTTVTTRDVEHDDKSGTFTMRISTPGEEPITNELDLVKENDDWKICYPS from the coding sequence ATGACATACCCACAACCTCCCGGACAGGGCGATCCCCGGGGCGCCCAACAGCCGTACGGTGGCCAGCCCGGCGATCAGCACCCGCAGAGCGGCGGGCAGCCCGCCTGGGGACAGCAGTACGGCCAACCCCACCCTTACGGGCAACACCCCGGCGGTCAGCACCCGCAGAGCGCCCCCCAGCAGGCATGGGGCCAACAGGGGTGGGGACCACAGCAGGCGTGGGGACAGCCGCAGCAGGGCTTCCCGGGCGATCCCAACGCCTACCCGCCCTACGCGCAGCCGGGCGGCCCCTATCCGCCGCAGCAGAAGAAATCCAAACTCCCCTGGATCCTCGGCGGCGGCATCGGCGGTGTTCTCGTTCTGGGAGGAGTCGTCACGCTGCTGTTGGTGACCCTGCTGGGCGGGAACGGTCCCGAGGACGTGGTCGCCCGTTATGAGAAGGCCGCACAGCAGCAGATTTCCAATCCGCTGAATCAGCCACCAATGTCGGAGTACGACGAACTGCTCTGCGAAGAGCAGCGGCAGGCCATGAAGGAAACTCTTCGCAACCAAACGGAGCAGACCTCACAACTCGGTGAGCAGGAGCTGTCCAAGCTGCGCCGCACAACCGTGACCACGCGGGATGTCGAGCACGACGACAAGAGCGGCACATTCACGATGCGGATAAGCACGCCCGGAGAGGAACCGATCACCAACGAACTCGATCTGGTCAAGGAAAACGACGACTGGAAGATCTGCTATCCCTCCTGA
- a CDS encoding putative enzyme related to lactoylglutathione lyase (product_source=COG3324; cath_funfam=3.10.180.10; cog=COG3324; ko=KO:K06996; pfam=PF00903; superfamily=54593) — protein sequence MGVVPVDSAPPKWQLYAGMPCWIELITPDLERACEFYTALFGWRYEQRRASDGSDHLIATHDDFPVASLRAAGEDVAGWRLFLATGDCRTACEQAESNGATVTVPPGHLSGIGTKAVLTDPSGVEFGLLEPEDSWQFDVGLPATLMWAELLTIKAQTADLFFQELFGYTATQFGTENQLDYSVWYLGEESVMARVSMLRDHINGETEPHWLIYLGVDSNIGTDETVRRAIAAHGRVRANPYDSSLGRMAVLRDPTGARFALVDASEASRGHGIPGNYDPYED from the coding sequence ATGGGTGTGGTCCCGGTGGACTCCGCGCCGCCGAAATGGCAGCTGTACGCGGGGATGCCCTGCTGGATCGAGTTGATAACTCCGGACCTCGAGCGGGCATGCGAGTTCTACACGGCACTGTTCGGCTGGCGGTACGAACAGCGCCGGGCATCGGACGGCAGTGATCACCTGATCGCCACGCACGACGACTTTCCCGTCGCGAGCCTGCGCGCGGCGGGTGAGGACGTGGCCGGATGGCGGTTGTTCCTGGCCACAGGGGACTGTCGAACAGCCTGCGAGCAGGCCGAGAGCAACGGTGCCACCGTGACCGTGCCGCCCGGCCATCTCAGCGGTATCGGCACCAAGGCCGTGCTCACCGATCCCTCCGGCGTCGAGTTCGGACTGCTCGAACCGGAGGACTCCTGGCAGTTCGACGTGGGCCTGCCCGCCACCCTCATGTGGGCTGAGCTGCTCACCATCAAGGCGCAGACGGCCGATCTGTTCTTCCAGGAGCTGTTCGGCTACACCGCCACGCAGTTCGGCACCGAGAACCAACTCGACTACTCGGTCTGGTACCTGGGTGAGGAGTCGGTGATGGCCCGCGTCAGCATGCTCCGTGATCACATCAACGGTGAGACCGAGCCGCACTGGTTGATCTATCTCGGTGTCGACTCGAACATCGGCACCGACGAGACGGTCCGGCGTGCCATCGCCGCGCATGGCAGGGTGCGGGCCAACCCGTACGACTCGTCCCTGGGCAGAATGGCTGTGTTGCGTGATCCCACCGGGGCGAGGTTCGCACTGGTGGATGCTTCGGAGGCGTCACGCGGCCACGGGATTCCCGGCAACTACGATCCCTACGAGGACTGA
- a CDS encoding proteasome assembly chaperone (PAC2) family protein (product_source=COG2047; cog=COG2047; pfam=PF09754; superfamily=159659) — MSVPAPPAGFTLENSIIICAFEGWNDGGDAASTAVEHLQLTWDATSWTEIDPDPYYDFQVSRPTVKLVDGVTREVSWPTTRLSVCRPPGCSRDVVLIHGIEPNMRWNAFCSELLSHIEQAGASTVVSLGALLADAPHTRPIPVTGSAYDAESASRFGLERSRYEGPTGILGIFQDACVQAGIPAISFWAAVPHYVSQPPSPKATLALLHRVEEALDLEVPLNNLPEQAEEWENTVSEMAEEDEDVRNYVRALEERGDAENTLSETSGETIAAEFERYLRRRGPGGPGEGGGRGKGPAGPSKNP, encoded by the coding sequence GTGTCCGTACCTGCCCCACCTGCCGGTTTCACCCTCGAGAACAGCATCATAATCTGTGCTTTCGAGGGCTGGAACGACGGCGGCGACGCCGCCAGTACAGCCGTGGAACACCTCCAGCTCACCTGGGACGCTACCAGCTGGACGGAGATCGATCCGGATCCCTACTACGACTTTCAGGTGTCCCGGCCCACCGTCAAACTGGTCGACGGTGTGACGCGAGAAGTCTCCTGGCCGACCACGAGACTCTCGGTGTGCCGTCCACCCGGTTGCAGCAGGGACGTGGTGTTGATACACGGAATCGAACCGAACATGCGTTGGAACGCGTTCTGTTCCGAACTGCTGTCCCACATCGAGCAGGCGGGCGCCAGCACCGTGGTCAGTCTCGGGGCACTGCTGGCCGACGCCCCGCACACCCGGCCGATCCCGGTGACCGGCAGCGCCTACGACGCCGAGTCGGCGAGCCGGTTCGGCTTGGAGCGTTCCCGCTACGAGGGCCCCACCGGCATTCTCGGCATCTTCCAGGACGCCTGTGTACAGGCCGGTATCCCGGCTATCTCGTTCTGGGCCGCGGTTCCGCACTACGTTTCGCAACCCCCCTCGCCGAAGGCCACTCTGGCGCTGCTGCACCGCGTGGAGGAGGCGCTGGACCTGGAGGTCCCGCTCAACAATCTGCCCGAGCAGGCGGAGGAGTGGGAGAACACCGTCAGCGAGATGGCCGAGGAGGACGAGGACGTTCGCAACTACGTGCGGGCCCTGGAGGAACGTGGCGACGCCGAGAACACGCTGAGTGAGACCAGCGGTGAGACGATCGCGGCGGAGTTCGAGCGCTACCTGCGCCGCAGGGGTCCCGGTGGCCCCGGGGAGGGTGGAGGACGCGGTAAGGGGCCCGCCGGACCGAGCAAGAACCCGTAG
- a CDS encoding phosphoribosyl-ATP pyrophosphohydrolase (product_source=KO:K01523; cath_funfam=1.10.287.1080; cog=COG0140; ko=KO:K01523; pfam=PF01503; superfamily=101386; tigrfam=TIGR03188), translated as MQGSPVVKTFDELFSQLQQRAHSRPEGSATVAALDAGIHSQGKKVLEEAGEVWLAAEHESDEQLAEEASQLLYRLQVILLARGLSPEDVYRYL; from the coding sequence ATGCAAGGATCACCGGTCGTGAAGACCTTCGACGAGCTGTTCAGTCAGCTTCAGCAGCGTGCGCACAGCCGGCCCGAGGGATCCGCCACGGTTGCCGCCCTCGACGCGGGGATCCACTCGCAGGGCAAGAAAGTCCTGGAGGAGGCAGGGGAAGTCTGGTTGGCCGCCGAACACGAGTCCGACGAGCAGCTCGCCGAGGAAGCCTCCCAGCTGCTCTACCGGCTGCAGGTGATTCTGCTCGCGAGGGGCCTCTCCCCCGAGGACGTATACCGCTATTTGTGA